A window of Cryptomeria japonica chromosome 3, Sugi_1.0, whole genome shotgun sequence contains these coding sequences:
- the LOC131077203 gene encoding E3 ubiquitin-protein ligase RING1 isoform X3 has product MSRWWCHRCRRRIRWLRNSPDEEPACPYCHGGFVEQMNNNHHFEENEEEEDDESTAQMMQSLSRFLHRSSSSSSSTPFFTDPFFFPQGPMEDHPDEYLSPFFNNNGGLRRRRVLHGNLGDFFLGPALEQLVSELALSDRRGGVFGGGGPPPASRASVEALETVRNIGSDTGGTLCCAVCKDEFGAGAAEVKKMPCQHMYHSDCILPWLAQHNSCPVCRYEMPTDDPDYDRMRSRGRSSGSSSDRLQGAFTANTNTGNIGSGGLEPESSL; this is encoded by the exons ATGTCAAGGTGGTGGTGTCACAGATGCCGCAGAAGAATCAGGTGGCTCAGGAACAGCCCTGATGAAGAACCTGCGTGCCCTTACTGCCATGGGGGCTTCGTAgaacaaatgaataacaatcatcattttgaagaaaatgaagaagaagaagacgatGAATCAACGGCCCAGATGATGCAATCCCTTTCCAGATTCCTGCACCGcagttcttcatcttcatcatcaacaccCTTTTTCACAGATCCCTTCTTTTTCCCCCAGGGTCCGATGGAGGACCACCCAGATGAGTACTTGTCCCCCTTCTTCAACAATAATGGGGGCTTAAGGAGGAGAAGAGTGCTACATGGGAATTTGGGGGATTTCTTTTTGGGGCCTGCGTTGGAACAACTTGTCAGTGAGTTGGCTTTGTCAGACAGGAGGGGTGGTGTATTTGGTGGTGGTGGGCCGCCTCCTGCATCTAGGGCCTCTGTGGAAGCCTTGGAGACTGTGAGAAATATTGGTAGTGATACAGGTGGGACACTGTGCTGTGCAGTATGCAAGGATGAGTTTGGGGCCGGTGCTGCAGAGGTCAAAAAGATGCCTTGCCAGCATATGTATCATTCTGACTGCATTCTTCCATGGCTTGCTCAGCATAATTCATGTCCTGTTTGTAGATACGAGATGCCAACAGATGATCCTGACTATGACAGGATGAGGAGCCGAGGCCGTAGTTCTGGTTCTTCTTCAG ACAGATTGCAGGGAGCATTCACAGCAAACACAAACACTGGGAACATTGGCAGTGGTGGCCTTGAACCAGAGTCATCATTATAG
- the LOC131077203 gene encoding E3 ubiquitin-protein ligase RING1 isoform X2 produces the protein MSRWWCHRCRRRIRWLRNSPDEEPACPYCHGGFVEQMNNNHHFEENEEEEDDESTAQMMQSLSRFLHRSSSSSSSTPFFTDPFFFPQGPMEDHPDEYLSPFFNNNGGLRRRRVLHGNLGDFFLGPALEQLVSELALSDRRGGVFGGGGPPPASRASVEALETVRNIGSDTGGTLCCAVCKDEFGAGAAEVKKMPCQHMYHSDCILPWLAQHNSCPVCRYEMPTDDPDYDRMRSRGRSSGSSSDCREHSQQTQTLGTLAVVALNQSHHYSTYIVAWIILHCALANPRLFMVIER, from the exons ATGTCAAGGTGGTGGTGTCACAGATGCCGCAGAAGAATCAGGTGGCTCAGGAACAGCCCTGATGAAGAACCTGCGTGCCCTTACTGCCATGGGGGCTTCGTAgaacaaatgaataacaatcatcattttgaagaaaatgaagaagaagaagacgatGAATCAACGGCCCAGATGATGCAATCCCTTTCCAGATTCCTGCACCGcagttcttcatcttcatcatcaacaccCTTTTTCACAGATCCCTTCTTTTTCCCCCAGGGTCCGATGGAGGACCACCCAGATGAGTACTTGTCCCCCTTCTTCAACAATAATGGGGGCTTAAGGAGGAGAAGAGTGCTACATGGGAATTTGGGGGATTTCTTTTTGGGGCCTGCGTTGGAACAACTTGTCAGTGAGTTGGCTTTGTCAGACAGGAGGGGTGGTGTATTTGGTGGTGGTGGGCCGCCTCCTGCATCTAGGGCCTCTGTGGAAGCCTTGGAGACTGTGAGAAATATTGGTAGTGATACAGGTGGGACACTGTGCTGTGCAGTATGCAAGGATGAGTTTGGGGCCGGTGCTGCAGAGGTCAAAAAGATGCCTTGCCAGCATATGTATCATTCTGACTGCATTCTTCCATGGCTTGCTCAGCATAATTCATGTCCTGTTTGTAGATACGAGATGCCAACAGATGATCCTGACTATGACAGGATGAGGAGCCGAGGCCGTAGTTCTGGTTCTTCTTCAG ATTGCAGGGAGCATTCACAGCAAACACAAACACTGGGAACATTGGCAGTGGTGGCCTTGAACCAGAGTCATCATTATAGCACATACATTGTAGCCTGGATCATACTCCACTGCGCATTGGCAAATCCAAGGCTCTTTATGGTGATTGAACGATAA